The following coding sequences are from one Sardina pilchardus chromosome 16, fSarPil1.1, whole genome shotgun sequence window:
- the LOC134059783 gene encoding NLR family CARD domain-containing protein 3-like: MEKQDNTKQDDSLKGQSSLHHEMPPSPVPTCVSMKSDKSENRDINFQHDDMTDGSSGQMEKCKPDAVSDHFTQGDLKHIFQLLEEKIIDFVKNELKRFKKIVSPDYRENFDDKEQDESDAREGALKMALHFLRNMEQNNIADKLQENEQGVVCQTELKRNIKIKYQSVFEGMQKQGSSALLEKIYTEVYITEGGSGKVNEEHEVRQIESISKRPAGQETPIKCRDIFRPLPGQDKPIRSVITKGVAGIGKTVSVQKYILDWAEGKENQDIHFIFPLPLRELNSMKHKQLSLMDLLHHFFSEIKQLNFPSQEKYKVLFIFDGLDECRLQLDFQKNEILTEVTTTTSLDVLLTNLIKGNLLCSALLWITSRPAATNQIPPECVDRVTEVQGFNDAQKEEYFRRRISDQNLACKVITHIESSRSLHIMCHIPVFCWIAATVIERILKNEGDKQVPKTLTEMYTYFLVFQTKQRSLKLEGVYDLDPQWNKASLLALGKLAYEQLKKGNLIFYEDDLKESGIDVREAAVHCGICTQIFQEESGLDRETLYCFVHLSIQEYLAALYVILMLITEGNDLMSPQQPLWTVFQLLKWQTGKSMATLQKSAVDKALEHEDGRFDLFLRFLLGLSLESNQRLLRGLIKKVQHESKDEIASYIKTKIRDIPSSERVINLFHCLNEVNDHSLVEEVQSFLSAGTLSAAKLSSTQWSALVFVLLTSEEKLDVFDLKKYSRSDECLLRLQPVVKESQKAL, encoded by the exons TGGTCAAATGGAAAAATGCAAACCAGATGCCGTCAGTGACCACTTCACCCAGGGGGACCTCAAGCACATATTCCAG TTGCTTGAGGAGAAGATAATTGACTTTGTGAAGAACGAGCTGAAGAGATTCAAGAAGATTGTGAGTCCAGATTACCGAGAAAACTTTGATGATAAAGAGCAGGATGAGAGTGATGCCAGAGAAGGGGCTCTCAAGATGGCACTGCACTTCCTGAGGAACATGGAACAGAACAATATTGCTGACAAACTGcaagaaa ATGAACAGGGTGTAGTTTGTCAAACTGAGCTGAAGAGAAATATCAAGATTAAGTACCAGAGTGTGTTTGAAGGAATGCAAAAGCAAGGCAGCTCAGCTCTGCTAgaaaagatctacacagaggtctacatcacagagggaggaagtgggaaAGTAAATGAGGAGCATGAAGTCAGGCAGATTGAGTCCATCTCCAAGAGACCAGCAGGACAGGAGACACCAATCAAATGCAGAGACATCTTTAGGCCCCTACCTGGCCAagacaaaccaatcagaagtgttATCACGAAGGGAGTAGCTGGCATCGgcaaaactgtctcagttcaGAAGTACATCCTGGACTGGGCTGAGGGGAAAGAAAACCAGGATATCCACTTCATATTTCCACTGCCTTTAAGGGAGCTCAACAGcatgaaacacaaacagctcTCTTTGATGGATCTTCTTCACCACTTCTTCTCAGAAATAAAGCAGTTGAATTTCCCAAGCCAGGAGAAATACAAAGtgttgttcatctttgatggtctggatgagtgtcGACTCCAACTAGACTTTCAGAAAAATGAAATTTTGACTGAAGTGACAACAACCACTTCATTGGATGTTCTGCTGACAAATCTCATCAAGGGTAATCTGCtttgctctgctctcctttggATCACCTCGCGACCAGCAGCAACCAATCAAATCCCACCTGAGTGTGTCGACCGGGTCACAGAAGTACAAGGGTTCAACGACGCTCAGAAGGAGGAGTACTTCAGGAGGAGGATCAGTGATCAGAATCTTGCCTGCAAAGTTATCACTCACATAGAATCATCAAGAAGCCTCCACATTATGTGCCACATACCAGTGTTTTGCTGGATTGCTGCTACTGTTATTGAACGTATTCTTAAGAATGAAGGAGATAAGCAAGTTCCAAAGACTTTGACAGAGATGTACACATATTTCCTTGTTTTTCAAACCAAGCAGAGGAGTCTGAAGTTGGAAGGAGTTTATGACCTCGATCCACAGTGGAACAAGGCTAGTCTCCTTGCTCTTGGAAAGTTGGCCTATGAGCAGCTGAAGAAGGGCAACCTGATATTTTATGAAGACGACCTGAAAGAGAGTGGTATTGATGTCAGAGAGGCAGCAGTACACTGTGGCATCTGCACCCAGATCTTTCAGGAAGAGTCAGGCCTTGATCGGGAAACGttgtactgctttgtgcatctgagcatccaggagtaccTTGCAGCTTTGTATGTGATCCTGATGTTAATAACTGAGGGGAATGATCTCATGTCTCCACAGCAACCCCTCTGGACAGTGTTTCAACTTCTGAAATGGCAAACTGGCAAATCCATGGCCACCTTACAGAAGAGTGCTGTGGACAAAGCATTGGAACATGAAGATGGGCGCTTTGATCTGTTCCTCCGTTTCCTTCTCGGCCTCTCTCTGGAATCCAACCAGAGACTCTTGAGAGGCCTAATAAAGAAAGTACAACATGAAAGTAAAGACGAAATAGCCAGTTACATAAAGACAAAGATCAGGGACATACCATCATCAGAAAGAGTGATCAACCTCTTTCACTGtctgaatgaagtcaatgatCACTCCTTAGTGGAGGAGGTCCAGAGCTTCCTGAGTGCAGGGACACTTTCTGCAGCCAAACTCTCATCCACACAGTGGTCAgctcttgtgtttgtgcttctgacaTCAGAAGAAAAGCTTGATGTGTTTGATTTGAAGAAGTACAGCAGGTCTGATGAATGTCTCCTAAGGCTGCAGCCAGTGGTGAAGGAATCCCAAAAGGCTCTGTGA